A segment of the Cutaneotrichosporon cavernicola HIS019 DNA, chromosome: 6 genome:
GGGACAACTCGAGAGCTTTGAATGTCCCATGGTCATTCCGTGCTTGAAGGGGTCGGAACCGTTTAATACGATTTTCATTCGCGCGCCAGCAGTCCATTCTCTTACTGGGGAGGTTGAGACCGAGGTTTTGGCTGCTTTGCCAGAAGGCTGCGTCGCggccccgccgcccaaTGATAGTCCCCTCGGAGAGCCAGATGTCCAGCTCACGGGGGCGGTCATGCTTCGTCAAGGGCGTAAGCTCGTTACGTCGTTCCACCCAGAGTTGAGCGGCGATGCGCGGATCCACGAGTACTGGGTCGAGAAGTGTGTTCTGGGCCTGTGATAGATTTGTATACATCATCGATGACTAGATGTCCTGGACTCATGGGGGGAGACATGCGTGAACTTGCTTCGACTATGTACATCTAGCTACCTACCTACTCACTCACTCCATCGGGGCAGTGCGTCCGGTAGCGCGCGGCACGTCCGTGTGCATTCCAGCTGCAATGCGTAGAGGAGACATtcgcgcgcacgcgcatGTCTGTCCTGCCGCTCACACACCTTGGCAAGCGCGAACCACGCTTCGGGCACGTCCCATCCCCGGTCCTGCACCAGTTGAGAAAGTAGACTGTGAGCGAGATCCACAGCCCCAGCCTCGACGTGAAGGCGGGCAACGCCCACCGCGCCAGGAGGATAGTCAGGACGGAGGAGCAGGCTCTTCGTAAACGCCGCCTGCGCGTCCTCTGCCTTTCCAGCTGCGCAGTTCCACAACCCCAATTGGGCCCACACGGCGGGATTCTCGGGGtcgcgcgtctcggcctcctcgatcgcCACGAGGGATTGCTCGAGGTTGCCTGAGCGGCGGaacgacgccgcgctcatCAGCCACATGTCTGAGAGGACGCGTTCCTCTTCGGGACTGCGGCGGACGACCTGCTTCAAAGGAGGTGGGGGTGGACCGCGCCCGCCAGCACCGGCATAGTGCGAGTGAACGGCGGTTGGGGCGATGCTCGGTGCGCCTGACCCGCTCGTTGCGCTGGCCGCTCGCGAGCGTGGTACAACGTCCGGTCGGAGGGTGGAGCTAGGCATGCTAGCGGAACGAGAGTGCGAGTTGGCTCGGGCGACGCTCGGCACATGCAGGTGTTTCGGGAGCAGACTCTTCTTGTGATGCAGCCGCCGaggctcgtcctcgaccgcgtAGTCGTGTGGTGTCACTGGCGATTTCTGGGCCGGCGAACCGCGTGGTGGACTAGGAGGCTGGACCGTCACCTCTGCTGGTGATAACCCCGACACGGGGACAGGCGAGCCTCGCGGCGTTGCTCGGATCGAACCCCGCATTGATGGGACGCGCGTGCTGATCGTGCCTGAGCGACGGCGTTCGGCTCGTTCGCCCTTCTCGGTCCGCtgcgagaagaagaggaagagctcctgctgctgctccaGGGCGATGTCGGGTCCATGCAGCTTTTCAGTGACGACGTTTAGCGTCATGCGGAGCTGTATCACGGTCTCGAGACGGCggaagcgcgaggagggaggcACGCGTGCCGGGGTCGGCGGAACCAGGGACCCCTCGGGTGAGAGGAGCGGATGTGGTGGCGCAGCGCCGTGCCCGTTCACAGTTGGCAGGTCGCCATCGTCGGCCGCCAGAgcttcgtcgtcggcctcccATAGCGCGACGCCAGTTTGGCACGCCTTGAGCGCACCCTCCCAGTCGCCTGAAGCGGTCAATAACAGCGCGAGCAGGTGCCATGAGGGCACACtgtggtcgtcgagctcgagtgcCTCGCGCACCGCCTGGAGAGCGGGCTGTatcgagcgcgccgaggcctcAGCATACGCGAGGTGGTAGAAtgcccttgccgagcttgggTCCAACAtcgtcgctcgccgcaGGTGGTTGATCGCCTGCGCCTGGTACTTTGGTCGCTCGACTCTGTCCGCGTCTTTTCCCGACATGACCAGCCGTACGACGCCCTTATTCTCCTcaacgagcgcggcgaACTTGCGCGAGACACTACCCTGCCGCACCACGTCTCCAGCCAGTGTCGCGTACCGCCacgcctccttggcgtgGCCGAGGTCTGTGAGGAGCAGCCGCGAACCGACGAGCAGCGTGGAGACAAAGTCCGTGTCCGAGTCCATCTGACCATACAACGTGGGGTCCTTGCTCTCGCCGTGGCCGTTGGCGTCGATCGGCTCGTCGTTCGGGTTATCCGCGAGCtccccgtcctcgatcGTAAGCTGTCGCTGCAGGGCGAGCGTCGACTCCGGGTTCTCGGCTTGGCGCGCCTTGAGCACCGTCTCGACGTACAGCTCGAACACGCGGCGCGCCTCAGCGTAATCCCCGGTCGTAGGGAGGAGGCACGTCAGGCGACGCAGGATGAGTTGACTCTGGAAGGTGAGGTTGGTTGCCCACCACAAGACCGTGATAGCGTCAAGCGTGAGCCGCTGTTCGTGGTCGGGGAACATGGACACCTGGTTGGCAAACTCAATGACTGGCGCATTGAGCTTTCCCGCTTCTGGGAAGCTAGTGGTATTGTCAAGCAAGCGCTGGCCGTACCGGaacgcctcggcgacctctGCGTGCCACGTTGCGCGCGCTGTGCGGTTAGCAACTCCCCCCGTGAGAAGGTATGGTTCGGGGACGGTCGCCCCAGCTGGCGGAAACGCCTCGAAaagcgcggcgaggtagAGGTTGAGCATGCGCTGCCTTTGGCGCGCACGGAAGGTTGGGGGCCATcccgccgcgacggcgtGGTATGTCCGAAGGATCCGGAGGGTTAGTTGCGATTCGGAGGTGTGAGCGGCAATGACGGCCGCCCGAGTAAGTGCCGTGGAGATGTAGCGCATAAGTTCGCGCTGGTCGGCGGCAGGAGGTGGGGGTTTGGGCGTGTTTGGAGCCTGGAGGTATGTCGGGGTGGTGAGGGGGTGTACCGAGAGTTTGTCGAGCAACCTGACAGCTTCTATGTAGCTTTGGAGGGCGAGAGAAGTATCGGGCCGACTCGCGAGCTCATAGCACATGCCTTGAACAgcgcgggcgcggacgCGTTCCACCACGGCGGCGTCGCCTGGGACGACGCCTTCGGTGGGATCGCTCGCCCAGTCAAAGGAGCCGTACGCGCTCAATGCAGAGTCGTAGTCGGCCAACACGTAAAGCGCGTACGCGGAAGTGAGGGCGACGCTCCGTCTCTCCGTCTCAGTAAGCTTGGTTGGTGACAGCGCCGTCAATCCCTGGAGGGCAGTCTTGACTTCTTCCGGCGAAGAGAGAGGGTGCCGTGACCAAGCTCCCAAACGCCAGGCATCGTCTCCAGCCCCATCTGGCCCGTCGGCGTCACGCGTCGATCTCCGAAGGTCGGCTGCCGCAATACTTCGCAGCGCCCCGACCACCTCTGTGTCTACTGTCAGACTGCCCGAAACACAACTCACTCCCGCCAGTATGCTTTGCCCATTTTCGGAGGAGCTCGCTCCACGACAGCGCGCCCCCGCCAGGCGTTGCGCCGGGGTTGGTCTCAGTCCAGGCGCCGCGCACGAGCGCACTGCCCAGATTCGCATTGTAGTGCGTGCCTTTGGTGCCTGCTGCAGAGCCGACACCTAGGCGGGACATGGTCGATGGGTCGAGTCGAGTCAAGGTGAGAGGAGTGGAGTTGGTTGATGGACGTTGACAGCTTCCTTGGTATGCAACGTGCGGTCATCGATTTAAGGGTGGGTTTACGTAACGTGTATTTGGCGCTTAAGCGACCCTTTGGCTTTGGATAGAGTTCCGTTCACAGTTCGGCGTCATCCCCAGTTCCCGTAACCATTGAAGTGGCGCCAAAGTGTGAAGTGTTCCAAAGCCCAGTAGCGAGGCTGAGTAGATCGCAAGCATGAAAGACTGGCTTCTGGCTGAGCACCTAGGCTGGGAGTGAAGAGTGAGGTTGGTAGTGGCGAGAGGCGGTGGCTTCACGTAAGGGAGACAATCTCACACGTGGCACATCCGAAAGTTCAAGATGGACGCTGCGTCATTGTCATTtctcaacaacaacaatgTCCACGACAGTGTACCCAGTCAACGGCTTCGACCCAGCCCGTCTCTCTGGCGCGACGGTGGTTATTGTGCGTCATCGATCTTCCTatctctcttcttctccgtcTCTAATCGCAGCCCGCCGTATCTCTCGGAAACGTCCCCCAACTGGCGTGCGACCTCCTAgtctcctccctctccctccatCGCGTAGCCTTCATCGGGACCGGGGACACGGTCGCCCCCTTCGCAGGGAGTGGTGACGACGGCATCGTAACCGGTGGACTTGAACGTACCCTCCCACCTTGACTCAACTGATAGTAGTGTACGGCACATCCACAGGCGACCTTCTCGTGCTCCTccagcgcgcgccgacgctcAAGGCaaagaaggaggagcatGTGGCGCTTATTGCTTCGGCATTGAAGGGTGCGGGGGTTGCGATTGTCCTCGCGTCGCTTGATGCTGCGAACCAGGACGATGCGCAGTTGCTGTGAGTCGCTGACCTCTCAACGAGGATAGGGAAAGAGAAGGTGTCAAGCCCAGAGACGCTGATACCAGCACACCAATCCAGGCCATcctccccccttccccacccacccaacccaccctcaccaacctcgccaAACTCCCGCCCCTCCGACTCACGCTGGACCCGACCGCATCCCCCTCCGCCGGCTCTACTTCCTACCCGCCCTTCCTTCCCGGTGCAGGCCTGACtcgccgtctcctctcggcgttggcggaTCAGCCGAGCGGGGCAATCGCCGAGTGGGTCGTCGAAGGCGACAATAGGGGTGACGCGCATGCGCTCGCGTCGGCACTGCTGAGCGTGCTGGATATTGGTACGTACAGCTGAACATTGGAGGATTGACGCCAGATGCCGAGCTACGTGAGCCTGCGAGTTGGGCTGGCCTGTTTGGGCCCGAGGAGTGGAGTGGTGGGTCGGGGCTCAATGCCGAGATCTACGGTTAGGCATCCAAATACATTCAGGCTACCTGAATCGCAGCAGAGCTATGTCAACTAGAGCAGCGATGCGAACACTAAGAGCTAGGAGCACCAAGAATCATCCGCTACAGAGTAGGACTACATTATATCGACAGGATCACAGAGCCCAAGCCCGGCCGGCTACTCAGCCGTCCCGCCGACCTTCATGAACGCCTTGAGGGCCTTTGCTACGCCGAATGACGCGCTGGCTATCCCCTGCCTGAGGGCCTTATCGAAGCCTCCAGCCCTAGCCGCAGCCTGCTGCGCCTCACTCAGGCGGTCCGTGTTACCGACCAAGTCCGCCAGGAGGGGCTCGCCGGGCGCCTGCAGTCGAGGAGGCAGGGAGGCGCGGCACACGCCAACAATGCTCGAGCTGACTGCAATGACTTCGGAGAGGTGCTCGTTGAGTGCTGGCCCTTGACCGCCTGTCCGAATTGCCGCCAGCAGGTTCTGGATGTGGTTTACGAGGGCGCTGCTCTGCGTGTTCAGGTACGGCTTGAGCTGGTCCCACTCGGCATCTGGACCAGCAGAGGTGTCGCTGTACGCGGAGTGGTTTTCGCTGTATTGTCTCTGGTGGCCGAATGTCGGATTTTGGGCGCCGAAGGCCTGAGCGAATGGGTTGTTGCTCGCGTATTGGGGTCCGTCGTGCGACGTGTTCGAGCGGTGGTTGGTGTATGGCTCGTTCGCACGGGGATTGCTGTCGTACGAGTTGGTGGAGCGGTGCGCTGTGCTGTCACGCGGATTGTTGGCAGGCTGGTTCTGGTACGCGGGACTCGTCGACTGCTCGAGTTGCCCGCGCACGTTCTCCGGCGAACTGCTGGCGATAGTGACGGCCGGTACAGGAATCGAGGTCGGCGCAGTACCTGCTGCAGAGTTGAGGCGGAGGCCGGgcgtcggtgtcggcgtggacgcggacgcgaaCGGGTCGCGGTCACCGTAGTCGCTCCCTCGGCTCGCTACGGAAaccttgcgctcgaggtcaaAGCTCCCCGAGTGCTTGCTGACCGAGCTGGCACTCTGGAACGACTTGACACGCAGCTCGGGCGCCTCGAacgcgctcggcgggccggtgccgaggcgcgacgacggcgatcCGGGAATCGGGGAGAGTCCGTACCCCCGCGGCGGACTCATGTTCATCCCTGGGCCActtggcctcctctccgTGGGTGCTGCGTATTGCGTGGGTGGGGACACTGAGCCGCGCGCAAtcgccgcgtcctcctcggcctcgtctATGCTCGCGTACACACCCGACTTCCGGCGCACCATGTCGCTGATGCTCATACTCTGCTTGCTGAGGATCTCGCGCGTGCTCCCTGTCCTCCGGATCTTGAGCAGCTTGATGATCTCGACCACGTTGGCGCTCAGGTATCCGGCCGCCGCATCGATGAGTGACACGGGTGACAGCCCACTCGCCATCGCGTGGTTGCGCGCAGCCGACATGAGGGCCGACAACCGGGTCGACGACTCGTACTTGAGCAATTCGAGACGCGACACGTCAACATCCAAGTTGGGGCTCTCCTCGAACaccttgacgtcgtcgccaaTGCTCGTCACAGCCTCCACGACCGCCTTCATGGACGGGAGCACACCAGACGGTGCGGATGagcgggcggcggccaaCAGGCTGTCGATGCCTATCTGGAACGCCGACACGTGCGCGTCGGCAATGTTCCCGTCCGGCGAGGCTGGGAGGTGGTCGTTCGACAGTGGCTGCGAGACGAACATTGTTGACGTCGCCTTGAGGTTACGCAGCTCGGTTCGTGCCGCGTTCGCCTGCTTACGGTACTCCTCAACCtgggcctcgagcgcgctcTGGTTCTCgttgccgcgctcgcgttcgctcatgagctcgtcgttctGCATCGACAGTGATtgcagctcgtcgacaagcGAGCGCATCTCGTTCCGCAGCTCGGCCACCGACTCCCCGTTAGCCGCGGGCGAGACCTCGCGAGTTGCCCGGTCTGCACGCTCCGTctcgaggcggtggagTTCGTCCTGGAAGCCGTCGCACCGCAGGCGCCACTGCGCAAtctcctcctgcgcctGTCGCAACCCGTCCTGCGACTGCCTCAACCCGTCTTGCGACTGCCTCAACCCGTCCTGTGCTTGTCGGAGCTTCTGGTCATACTCCATCCGCACGGTTGCGGTCTCGTCTCTGGAcacgtcgagctcatctTGCATGGAACGCAACGTCGCCGCGTGCCCCGCAGACCGCTCCTTGAGGCCGCGCACTTCGTCCTCGTAGTCCTTGCGTCGTTCCCGCTGATCCGCCAGCTCGCGTTGCATGTCGTCCCGCTCGCCCTCAACTGCCTGCAATTTCCGCTCCAAGCCAGCGATGCGCAACTCGTATTCGGCGCGCAACTTGTGTTCCTGGTCTTCCCAGCCATTGGGCGAGGTGAGCCCGCCGATGCTGCCCTTCCGCGCCCCTGTCATGTTGGACGAGAATGACATGCGGTCGAGGTATTGTTCGTCGGTAGCACCAGGTGACATCGGGTCAtgcgacgccgacgtcggaGACGGTGACTCGGAGCGCATGCCATTTGTCCCAGCGCCACTCTGCGGCAAGAGCGGCTGCGCATCCTCGTGATGCGAGTCACGCGCGTACGGCACCTCgatcgcctcctcctgtAGCCGGCTCTTGTTGGGCACAACCACGTCGTTGGTTGGCGTCGTGAGGTTGGCGTAGCGGTCACGGGCCTGTGAGTTCACAGAAGCGTTgttgcgctcgcggtcgatgCTG
Coding sequences within it:
- the SPA2 gene encoding uncharacterized protein (Spa2 homology domain (SHD) of GIT), producing MATRFGPGAQQFPSPQNGNMRPGYMRLGSTNSATSPSPNGAPYSHQQRQPSGGPSAAPIRKADRKDAKEVAWVHWRALKDFLTAFGDKESPTARASAREKLTRLTRLQFLELSTDVYDELMRRLAEESNNQDGAVAPFLPVRDDFHPKRNQARQKLATLPKNRFKDLSSDVFFELRRRYPEFEAEATKSVEGEQEMLHEETLPSAYAGAGGGVPPSSSSSSLASQTRAQQRPAHHRKGSSMGSNSSIDRERNNASVNSQARDRYANLTTPTNDVVVPNKSRLQEEAIEVPYARDSHHEDAQPLLPQSGAGTNGMRSESPSPTSASHDPMSPGATDEQYLDRMSFSSNMTGARKGSIGGLTSPNGWEDQEHKLRAEYELRIAGLERKLQAVEGERDDMQRELADQRERRKDYEDEVRGLKERSAGHAATLRSMQDELDVSRDETATVRMEYDQKLRQAQDGLRQSQDGLRQSQDGLRQAQEEIAQWRLRCDGFQDELHRLETERADRATREVSPAANGESVAELRNEMRSLVDELQSLSMQNDELMSERERGNENQSALEAQVEEYRKQANAARTELRNLKATSTMFVSQPLSNDHLPASPDGNIADAHVSAFQIGIDSLLAAARSSAPSGVLPSMKAVVEAVTSIGDDVKVFEESPNLDVDVSRLELLKYESSTRLSALMSAARNHAMASGLSPVSLIDAAAGYLSANVVEIIKLLKIRRTGSTREILSKQSMSISDMVRRKSGVYASIDEAEEDAAIARGSVSPPTQYAAPTERRPSGPGMNMSPPRGYGLSPIPGSPSSRLGTGPPSAFEAPELRVKSFQSASSVSKHSGSFDLERKVSVASRGSDYGDRDPFASASTPTPTPGLRLNSAAGTAPTSIPVPAVTIASSSPENVRGQLEQSTSPAYQNQPANNPRDSTAHRSTNSYDSNPRANEPYTNHRSNTSHDGPQYASNNPFAQAFGAQNPTFGHQRQYSENHSAYSDTSAGPDAEWDQLKPYLNTQSSALVNHIQNLLAAIRTGGQGPALNEHLSEVIAVSSSIVGVCRASLPPRLQAPGEPLLADLVGNTDRLSEAQQAAARAGGFDKALRQGIASASFGVAKALKAFMKVGGTAE
- a CDS encoding uncharacterized protein (PAC2 family), with the protein product MSTTVYPVNGFDPARLSGATVVIPAVSLGNVPQLACDLLVSSLSLHRVAFIGTGDTVAPFAGSGDDGIVTGGLELYGTSTGDLLVLLQRAPTLKAKKEEHVALIASALKGAGVAIVLASLDAANQDDAQLLTPIQAILPPSPPTQPTLTNLAKLPPLRLTLDPTASPSAGSTSYPPFLPGAGLTRRLLSALADQPSGAIAEWVVEGDNRGDAHALASALLSVLDIDAELREPASWAGLFGPEEWSGGSGLNAEIYG
- a CDS encoding uncharacterized protein (Filamentation protein), with translation MSRLGVGSAAGTKGTHYNANLGSALVRGAWTETNPGATPGGGALSWSELLRKWAKHTGGNTEVVGALRSIAAADLRRSTRDADGPDGAGDDAWRLGAWSRHPLSSPEEVKTALQGLTALSPTKLTETERRSVALTSAYALYVLADYDSALSAYGSFDWASDPTEGVVPGDAAVVERVRARAVQGMCYELASRPDTSLALQSYIEAVRLLDKLSVHPLTTPTYLQAPNTPKPPPPAADQRELMRYISTALTRAAVIAAHTSESQLTLRILRTYHAVAAGWPPTFRARQRQRMLNLYLAALFEAFPPAGATVPEPYLLTGGVANRTARATWHAEVAEAFRYGQRLLDNTTSFPEAGKLNAPVIEFANQVSMFPDHEQRLTLDAITVLWWATNLTFQSQLILRRLTCLLPTTGDYAEARRVFELYVETVLKARQAENPESTLALQRQLTIEDGELADNPNDEPIDANGHGESKDPTLYGQMDSDTDFVSTLLVGSRLLLTDLGHAKEAWRYATLAGDVVRQGSVSRKFAALVEENKGVVRLVMSGKDADRVERPKYQAQAINHLRRATMLDPSSARAFYHLAYAEASARSIQPALQAVREALELDDHSVPSWHLLALLLTASGDWEGALKACQTGVALWEADDEALAADDGDLPTVNGHGAAPPHPLLSPEGSLVPPTPARVPPSSRFRRLETVIQLRMTLNVVTEKLHGPDIALEQQQELFLFFSQRTEKGERAERRRSGTISTRVPSMRGSIRATPRGSPVPVSGLSPAEVTVQPPSPPRGSPAQKSPVTPHDYAVEDEPRRLHHKKSLLPKHLHVPSVARANSHSRSASMPSSTLRPDVVPRSRAASATSGSGAPSIAPTAVHSHYAGAGGRGPPPPPLKQVVRRSPEEERVLSDMWLMSAASFRRSGNLEQSLVAIEEAETRDPENPAVWAQLGLWNCAAGKAEDAQAAFTKSLLLRPDYPPGAVGVARLHVEAGAVDLAHSLLSQLVQDRGWDVPEAWFALAKVCERQDRHARARECLLYALQLECTRTCRALPDALPRWSE